The window CAAGAAAACATGTTTAATGCAGATCATGAtgaatgaaaacatgtccagcaTAAGACAACATTTTAACATTCACTGTGAAAGCAGGATGGAATGAATGGACACAGATCACATTTCCAAAAGAGGGGAGGACCAGGCATCACTGAACACATTTGTAACAATATCATTGTGATGTTGCCGTTTTGTAGATTGCTGTTTAGCACAGTCAGTAAGGTCCCCCCCAGGGACCATACAACAATCGCAGCGGATATAGTTTGTCATATGATAAAAGTAACACCCACACTTTGTCTGGTGGAATGATGACTTGTATATGCTTTGTGATACCACTTTTGAGAAGGTGAGAAACTTCAGCACAAAGTTGTAACAAACTAATATTTAACTTGTGATCGCTATACTGGACTAACATTTTTATAGTTCAgtggttaaaaataaattctgctCTAAAATAACTTTTAGATTCttaatttgaatacatttaaGTGACATTCATGTCAGGTGTTCAATTTTGGTTTGATGGGTCTTTAAACACTGCATTTTGCAACACTACAGGCTTTGACTGGTTTCTCAGTACAAGTTGAGACACTAGATGGCAGGCTTCTTAACATCCCTATTAACAGCACCCTACAGAGTGTAAAGCACTTACATAGCTCAAATTCATAGCAGCTGGTCTGTGGGGTGGCACGCTCTCTGAAATGGTGTAAAAGCAGTTGACACTTGTTTTACTATCAGGATCTTGTTTGTTGCTGCAATAGAACTATGTGGTCTTCATTTTGTAAGGGCATTTTCCTTTAAATTTATGCAACAGCCCTCAGCACACCAAAGTTGTGACTGGAAGGAATGCCTCACCAGCAACCCATCCAGAAGAGTTCATTACGCATTTCCCAGAGAATCACTCAGAGAAGAAACTGCATCTAAAAGCAGGCTCTTTGGTCAAAATTTGACTATTCATCAAAAGTCAGTTTAAGTGACATTAAACTCCTGAACATTAAGGTATGTGCTAGTTGATGCTGATGTTTGAGAAACTCTGATTTTTAGAAGACACAAATACTGTATAAAGGCAAATAGTCGTTTAATGGACAtgtaaagtcatacagaaaagcTAAAAATCAAGAATTGTACCACATCAGAATCTCAACTAACTGCATTTTCTGCTTAAAGAGTAACCCAGTTATGGCGAGCTGCCATCAGGGCCCTTTTCAGCTGCTCATAGGTGACAAACATAACCACATTCCAGGAACCCAGCCTCAGAAAAGACGGCAtgaatctaaaaaaacaaaaacaaatacagagATGTCAATAAAATTTTCATCCTCATACCATTACAGTAAAGCTACAGTTGGTAAAACGGTGATGAAACGGACCCCTTGTAAAAAGCCTTTGGCCCCTCTTTAGTCAGCATGTATACAGCACAGTTGAGGGCACTGCTGTACTGGCCCTTGGCGGAGTTCATGTATCTTGTCTTCACAACATCAACAGGAGAAGCAATAATGGTGGTGCAGAAACCAGCTCCAAATGCAGATGTAAAGTGGCAGGGAAGatcatctgtttaaaaaaaaaaaaaaaaaagccttgtaAATATTTTTGCTGCAGTTGCAGTCAGACCTTGAATTTTGCTGCATTTAATCTTACCAGTCATCAGTGACGATTTCAGAAGTGCATCTTTGATGAGGTCATAGGTCACCAGCTCAGTGCAGTTTACAATGGCATTGCGGGTGATGTTTGGGCCAGTTCCTATAAATGTAGATTCAATATTATAGAGCAAAACCAAATAGAGGGCAATGTAACAAAAGTGCTTCCTTGTTGCTCAGCTCACCTTTCCACAATCCACGAAACCCCTCTTCCTTTGCAATGGTCCGATATGCATCCATAGTTCCATGGTAACGTTTATTGGCCCCAGAGCCAATCTGAGCCTGAAAACGGACCTTTACAACATCGGTGGGTTGGGCAACAGCGACTGCCATGGCTCCAGTTGTACATCCTGCCATCAGCCGGCTGCCAATCCCTACATCTAACAAAGGGAAGAAAATGCATTgcacatgttaatgagagagggcTCAGTTACCAAATGGTTTACAAAGTGTTTGGCTTGCACATAGCACATGGTTTGAACTTACGTTCAGAGCCTTTGGTGTAGAACTGTTTGACGGAATCATAGAGGCCAATGCGTACAGAGGCAAAGCTCATCTGACGCTGCAGTCCCGCAACCAGCCCGCTGTAGAGACTGCGTGGTCCCTCAACACGCACCATGGTGCTGATCGTGCCAAACACTCCACGATATTTCACCTGACCATGGCATGTGTTAGCAGGACCTTTGGCCTCCCCTTGAATCTGTTCAAAACAAAAAGGTGGATGGGAAAATCTAACTTTACAGAATCACAGGGGAGAAAGCAGCATCTTCAGCTCAAAGGGTCCACAACGATTCTGGATCTGCAAGGATAATCACCAAGGCCTGGACCTGCTTATGTGGCTAGTGTAAAGAGAGTCAAAAGAAAGATAAAGTTGACGTCAGCATGTGTGTGACTTAGACCTTTCAcctgaaataataaaaacatggttaatttttttgCTGCAGGGAGTTGACCCGGTTTCAGAGGTGACCCAATGGCCACGGGGGTCTATTGGTCGTCTCCAAACTGAACTGCTAGCTCAGCTGTGGTTCAGTGCAAACAAAAAGGTCTTATTTCAACAAGTCAAACTGCATACAATAAAGACTCACCTGAAGCCGCACTTTTGCTGTGTCAAGCGGAAATGTGAAGAGGTCCGCAATGCAGGCTGCAGTTCCTGCACCAATAAACTTCACAGTGGCTGTGGGGGGCACATCACTAGCTTTGAATCCAACCATGTTTGTTGCAACCGGAATCACAGGAATGTAAAGGTGAACTGGAATGATTCTTGTAAACCAATGAAGTGAACAAGATGGGTGAACTCCACCCTAACCTGAATTAGAAagtcaaaaaacatttattttagagtttatggtatgcattaaatatatttttgtaattttgtttgtgCCATTTAAAACCATTTGAGGAACAACTCTTGTGCTTTGTTAAGGCATTGGTGTGACAAAAGAACAGACTAAACAGGAACATGTTCTCTCTGATATGCAAACAAGGTGATGACGTCATGTAACTATCGTTAACATCCGCACCATGACGCGTTGTTTGCTTTCTACCACACAAATAACTTCAATAAAAGGAAGTACAGACAAAAGACAAGTCAGTGCGAGATTATGTAACGCTGACAATAAATCCTAAACCAACTACAAGACAAATGAtgaagtgtttttaaaaaattagtGCTTTGAACGAACCGGTTTAGATGAGCTCGTCTTCGCGCGGGTTTCTCCTTGCCGGTCAAGATTCCCTAAAAGTGTCTCTCTGGTTGAAATGACTTTCAACTAAAATTTCGGTGGCCTTTTCTTCCATAGAGAAACGTTTAAAAACTGTACAAGTAAAACACATACTCCAAagtctgcaaaacaaaaacatttacatatattGATTTACAGCTCAGCATCAGttcaaatattaaaagaaaataaatttgcaAGTACCAGAGAACGTCTACTCGTAGTGTGGAAAGTTTTACTCACCTTAAACGTTAAAACAAAGTGTCACTAAAGTTCGTTTACTTGGGGAACAACAACTTTCTCAGAAAATTGACGGTTAAAGTCACAAGTGTTTTGACGAGTTCAGAGTGCTGCAGCTGCGCTTTTAAGCGCCTTCAGGGCGCCACGTGACACGCGTGAACGCATCATTCAGCGCATAAATGACCGCCTTTACAGACACAGACAAGTTTCTTCGTTTTCGCTCCAAGTTATTATTAAATTGGAGAATTATTAGACATTGAACGACTCTGGGAGCTTAATAATATCGAACAtcatctttttaaatataattctaaaataaagattttcttaAGATAAATTTGTCACGTCTCTTATAGTTAACTGAAACGCTGAGCACGAAGaaacattttcatacatttacaATGTTGCTTATGTTATTCATAAAATAAGTGTTCAATGCTCCTTTCAAGACCGACTGGTTTTGCTTTTGCATACCCTGACAGCAACAATGTTTAGGCCAAATCTGTCTTAAATTTGGTACTTCTGGTTTGCTTCTTGCTTTTTAGGTTTCACAGATGTGTATTAAATTGAAACTCTCTTGGAGAATGTAAAGCCTCAAAGCAAAGTTCAGTAATTGTGTTCACCTGAGACGTGTACAAACCATATGGTGACATGTGCTTTATTAACTGCACACTGCTAATTATTATAGTATAAGTATTGTCATATGAGTGAATTTCAGGTCAGTCAGCACCTCCATTTACAGAGGCTGTGTCCGAGACAGAAGGCAGCTTCCAAGCAGGGGTgttgcagtcattttaaaagtggggagcTGGGACCCAGGTGTCAGTAGGTTatccttatctaaacctaaccgatcagtagagtgtaaacatgataggaagctgttgtgtgtgacagaagcaagtacttGTCATGTAGACTGGCTGTAGCGACGTACAGATTCATACGAATTTAGAAAAGTCTAAATAAAAGAGAGTGTGTAGGATTTAAGAatcaagatcgttcaaatgaagatcgcgattaatcggaaaaataataattttacccacccctatttcacacatgacaataaaagactgagcacaagctgtccttaaataaaatatttaatcaattaatGCCAATTGTGCATGTGAACAATTAGATTTTTTACCCTGtacttgtgcattgtgggatttagatttatccaagtggctcgagtgttttgtccgttcaccaaaattcattcagatccatttaatgattcgttcagtgaccatttctggtgatgccacctgGTGAtatcttgtgtgaaatgagttagtcactgaatcaatgatcaaaagaaagttttcatcttttaaaatgtatatgtctacagacctacaaagagactttagtagaggttttatgcattataagaacaaagcaaatctataatttccctacagtttgtgagcagctgaacatgacttttatcaaaagacaacaataatagtcttatattaTTATACGTTTCAATAACGTctttatgttttcatgtataaaattgcatgtctacatatctcagaatcagaatcagaatcagaaagagctttattgccaagtatgcttacacatacaaggaatttgtcttggtgacaggagcttccagtgtacaacaatacaaaaacaatacaaaaacagcagcaagacatagataataataaaagtgcaaatctaatacaaatctgttatctgttatgtacattgcaaatgttttttttttttttttttcagaggaatgaaatggcagaagaggtcggatgtgttggataaatataaaaaagactaaactgtgtattgcacatatttattgctcaatgcagcaatttaactgttcatgagatggatagcctgagggaaaaaactgttcctgtgcctgacggttctggtgctcagagatctgaagcgtcggccagaaggcaacagttcaaaaaggtaatggaaagggtgagtggggtccagagtgatttttccagcctttttccttactctggaagtgtatagttcttgaaggggcggcagggggcaaccaataatcctctcagcagtcctgctgatgtctgatttcatagctgaaccaaaccagacagttattgaagtgcagaggacagactcaatgactgctgagtagaactgtatcagcagtgcctgtagcaggttgaacttcctcagctggcgaaggaagtacaacctctgctgggcctttttcacaatggagtcaatgtgtgtctcccacacacaggtcctgtgagatggtagtgcccagtcaatatctactgacttcagtaaaatgcctaagtgttctaagaacacagcagatctatcttttttcctacagtttgtcgactgcataccaacaatgaggtaaaaaacaagagctgatattaaaaatagctttacatatttaacacagatcaagTAAtatgcttaaattggcaaaaaaacaaaacaaaaaaaaacacacaaaaacatcaaaCTGTTACCTctcaaacataatgtaaaaagtatatcttaatgaagactcaggcactgatataaactccacttcaatctgtgcttaaaagaaggattgtcctttgttttttcctGCCGTGCATTTTACGTAATGCTGCCAGTTAAGAACGATACACCGATAAAtaaatctcatttgtgtgttcctcatctctagattattcgtTTAGAttaacatcaatgccgataaaaaacatggataaacgagcattgttgaaagcaactttataGAAAGGAACGGAGctgcgttgattagactgtctgactgaagGTCTATTATGTAAGggttatttcagctcatgaaactcacctatgattggctggatggttgctcaatcagcccaaaataacaaaatgcaaagaatactgtgtacaggggcctgggtagctcagcaagtactgacactgactaccacccctggagtcatgtgtttgaatccagggcgttctgagtgactccagccaggtctccacagcaaccaaattggcccggttgctagggatggtagagtcacatggggtaacctcttcatggttgctataatgtgtggttctcgctctcggtgggacacatggtgagttgtgcgtggatgccgcagagagtagcgtgggcctccacacgcgctgcgtctccgtggtaacgcgctcaacaagccacgtgataagatgcgcggattgacggtctcagacacggagacaactgagattcgtcctccgccacccggattgaggcgagtcactatgccaccatgaggatttagagcgcattgggaattgggcattccaaattgaaaaaaaaaaaaaaagaatactgtgTACAAATctaccatttggactcggtatgggtttagcttggaaaagtgtgggggactgaatcaccttttttaaagagtgcaggGGATGTGTCCCCCACGTCCCCCCTGGCTGCTATGCCCTTGCTTCCAAGGTACCTTGGTGCCTTCCCAAATCTCTGAATATGGTGACCATGATTTTGCCCAGCCAGTGAAGTTGCTGTTATTTCTACTCAGTATTTCATTAGTTTACTGCTTACAATTAACCTGTCAAAACAGTACACTTATTGTAAAGAGCAGGACAAGACATTTGTCACTAAATACATGAGATTAAAGCTAATGAAAAACACAACTGCAGTTATTTCAACAAATTGAAGTACAGGCCGGAATAAAAACACTCATGATATTTCTAAAAGATACACATCCTGGTGTTCCTGAAACATGCTATTTTTCTTTCAAACTTCACAGATTTGCAGTTGTCTTCTTGTAGTTTACTGGACACATGCATTTCCTCTTTCCCTCCAGCTGTGAATCTCACAGCTCTGTTATAATGAAGATTTTGTTTGTCTGGTTTAAGAGGCCGTAAAACTACAGATTGAAGATTGAAGCCACGCTGATCCTTTGTTATTGCAATGCGAACCATTTGTATGTGTAGTGTTTTGCCCCTGGTGGTCTCAGGCTCTCTATTGATTTGATCATTGATACAATCTGATTAAATAACTCTTGGGTTAAAGGGAGTCAATTGTAAATTATGCAGATGTGGCCACAACAGATCTAAATGTGGTTTGTGTGTTTTATCgtttaaaaactgaaattaacataaaaaaaaaaagctttatttgttaatttatagtATAAATACAGACATTCATTCAACCATGGACCCagttttcatgacaatttagaaatatatataaacaatggaCATGTAACTCCTCACACCATTCCTCTCAGTGCCCTAAAACACTGAAACTAAGACAAAATGTGCGCAAATTGATTTATCAGCCACATTTTTGGCAACTAATTTTTTAATTTGTGATGAGCTTGGTTAATATGTCACAACTACAGCCTTTCTCTGAGATAAGACTTAATCTGGTGACCCAGGGAGTTCTCTGTTCTTATTACAAAGAGAACTGTCCCCTCTGTTTAATCACAGTCAAAAGGTACTGACAACAAAATGTCCTCAGTCAGCCTTCAGAATGGTTACTCCCATGAGTGCTGCGTTCTAGTCAGCAATCTCTTGATTTGTTCATAAGAGACAAACATCACAATGTTCCAAGATCCCAGCCGAAGGAAAGAGGGCACAAAGCTGTTGGGGAAGATGAAAATGGCACAGTCATGGCACCGGAGGAGTCTTTGTTAAAATGAACTCACTGCTCCATGTACTGTAAATAACAGTAATCGAGAGCATGCTCTTACCCCTTATAAAAAGCTGCTGGTCCCTCTTTGGTCAGCATAGTGAGAGCACAGTTAAGTGCACTGCTGTACTGGCCTGCAGATGAGTTCATGAAGCGGGTTTTTACCACGTCTACCGGAGACGCCACAACCGTGGTGCAGAAACCAGCACCAAATGCAGCAGTAAAGTGGCAGGGTAAGTTATCTAGAAAGGGAACATGGACATAAAAAAACATCAGCAACTGTTTTCAGAGAAACCATGGTGATAGTGTAGGGTTTATATCACGGGCCCCATACCTGTCATGAGATTGTATTTCAGAATGAGTTCCTTGATGATGTCATAAGTGACCAGCTCTGCACAGTTTACAATTGCATTCCTTGTGATGTTTGGCATACAGCCTAGAATCGGAAAAACAAGGACACATGGAAGTGTACTGCCAACAGACAACATCAACCTTGAATGACATGTTAAGGCCAAGTCTAACTCACCTTTCCAGAGCCCACGAACACCCTCATCACGGGCGATAGTTCGATACGCATCCATTGTGCCATTATATCTCTTTATTCCATCTGTCTGACGCACTTGAGCTTGGAAACGCACTTTTACAACATCTGTAGGCT of the Myxocyprinus asiaticus isolate MX2 ecotype Aquarium Trade chromosome 42, UBuf_Myxa_2, whole genome shotgun sequence genome contains:
- the LOC127432923 gene encoding mitochondrial uncoupling protein 2, translating into MVGFKASDVPPTATVKFIGAGTAACIADLFTFPLDTAKVRLQIQGEAKGPANTCHGQVKYRGVFGTISTMVRVEGPRSLYSGLVAGLQRQMSFASVRIGLYDSVKQFYTKGSEHVGIGSRLMAGCTTGAMAVAVAQPTDVVKVRFQAQIGSGANKRYHGTMDAYRTIAKEEGFRGLWKGTGPNITRNAIVNCTELVTYDLIKDALLKSSLMTDDLPCHFTSAFGAGFCTTIIASPVDVVKTRYMNSAKGQYSSALNCAVYMLTKEGPKAFYKGFMPSFLRLGSWNVVMFVTYEQLKRALMAARHNWVTL
- the LOC127432959 gene encoding mitochondrial uncoupling protein 2-like — its product is MVGIKPSDLPPTATVKFFGAGTAACFADLITFPLDTAKVRLQIQGESKATSELAAVKYRGVFGTITTMVRTEGTRSLYNGLVAGLQRQMSFASVRIGLYDSMKQFYSRGSENAGIATRLLAGCTTGAMAVAFAQPTDVVKVRFQAQVRQTDGIKRYNGTMDAYRTIARDEGVRGLWKGCMPNITRNAIVNCAELVTYDIIKELILKYNLMTDNLPCHFTAAFGAGFCTTVVASPVDVVKTRFMNSSAGQYSSALNCALTMLTKEGPAAFYKGFVPSFLRLGSWNIVMFVSYEQIKRLLTRTQHSWE